One genomic segment of Micromonospora sp. WMMC415 includes these proteins:
- a CDS encoding GtrA family protein, giving the protein MIGGPGSRQTDPGLFRSLLDRFGHLVQELSKFATVGGVAFLVDLTIFNYLTLALGVEPVTARVISTVIAATVAFLGNRFWTWRHRQRSNPAREYALFFLFNGVGLAIAVSCMAISRYGLGSVWPEIFRTPLADNISGYIVGTGLGTLFRFWSYRRFVFPEAGTPSVREVTHDRHAA; this is encoded by the coding sequence ATGATCGGGGGGCCGGGCTCCCGACAGACCGACCCGGGTCTGTTCCGCTCCCTGCTCGACCGGTTCGGTCACCTCGTCCAGGAGCTGAGCAAGTTCGCCACCGTGGGTGGGGTCGCCTTCCTGGTCGACCTCACCATCTTCAACTACCTCACGCTGGCCCTGGGCGTCGAGCCGGTGACCGCGCGGGTCATCTCCACCGTCATCGCCGCGACCGTCGCCTTCCTCGGCAACCGCTTCTGGACCTGGCGGCACCGCCAGCGCTCCAACCCGGCCCGCGAATACGCGCTCTTCTTCCTCTTCAACGGCGTGGGGCTGGCGATCGCGGTGTCCTGCATGGCGATCAGCCGCTACGGGCTGGGCAGCGTCTGGCCGGAGATCTTCCGGACGCCGCTGGCCGACAACATCTCCGGCTACATCGTCGGGACCGGGCTCGGGACGCTCTTCCGCTTCTGGTCCTACCGGCGGTTCGTCTTCCCGGAAGCGGGAACCCCGTCCGTTCGGGAAGTGACGCACGACCGACACGCGGCGTGA
- a CDS encoding GtrA family protein produces MRLVRLLPERWQKFVREALKFGVVGGVNTVINYAVFNALALTVFRDGQLKATVIATVVATITSYLMNRHWTYRDRPKSAMRREYALFFLFNGVGLLIELGVLAAAKYGFGVTSLLALNVAKTCGVGLATLFRFWSYRTFVFQPAPAHAADTWHTIPRDEWDTMAEMDPVAELAESVSELEEAEPPPGTRRAAGTPLQGRGIPQDVGLTLDRELEAELAAELQASTRRSRQP; encoded by the coding sequence ATGCGTCTTGTCCGTCTCCTGCCTGAGCGCTGGCAGAAGTTCGTCCGCGAGGCGCTCAAATTCGGCGTCGTCGGGGGCGTCAACACCGTCATCAATTACGCGGTGTTCAATGCCCTGGCACTCACCGTTTTCCGGGACGGTCAGTTGAAGGCCACGGTCATCGCGACCGTCGTAGCCACGATCACGTCATATCTGATGAATCGTCACTGGACGTACCGTGACCGCCCAAAATCGGCGATGCGTCGCGAATACGCCCTGTTCTTCCTTTTCAACGGCGTCGGCCTCCTGATCGAACTGGGCGTGCTGGCCGCCGCCAAGTACGGCTTCGGAGTGACCAGCCTCCTCGCGCTGAACGTCGCCAAGACCTGCGGCGTCGGGCTCGCCACGCTCTTCCGCTTCTGGTCGTACCGGACGTTCGTCTTCCAACCTGCTCCCGCGCACGCGGCGGACACCTGGCACACCATCCCCCGGGACGAGTGGGACACGATGGCCGAGATGGACCCGGTGGCCGAGCTGGCGGAGTCCGTCTCCGAACTGGAGGAGGCCGAGCCGCCACCGGGCACCCGGCGGGCGGCCGGGACCCCGCTCCAGGGCCGGGGGATCCCGCAGGATGTCGGGCTCACCCTCGACCGGGAGCTGGAGGCGGAGCTCGCCGCCGAACTCCAGGCGAGCACCCGCCGGAGCCGCCAACCCTGA
- a CDS encoding PH domain-containing protein — translation MAFPEDVLTEDEHVVLHLHPHWKALVRPVAVVVLAVAAVLAALILLPSGGGGTAALAVIGGLALLAVLWFAFWPFLVWRTTHYLFTNERVLIQQGVLSRDRRDIPLTRVNDHAMNQRFSERLFGCGTLTIESAGERGQSVLHDVPQVERVQTTLYELVEAHHDKHSLGDAEMRDMLADVQDGKPLREPS, via the coding sequence GTGGCGTTTCCCGAGGACGTGCTCACCGAGGACGAGCACGTCGTGCTGCACCTGCACCCGCATTGGAAGGCCCTGGTCCGGCCGGTGGCGGTGGTGGTGCTCGCCGTCGCCGCGGTGCTGGCGGCCCTGATTCTGCTGCCGTCGGGCGGAGGCGGGACCGCGGCGCTGGCCGTGATCGGCGGGCTGGCGCTGCTGGCGGTGCTCTGGTTCGCGTTCTGGCCGTTCCTGGTCTGGCGCACCACCCACTACCTGTTCACGAACGAGCGCGTGCTCATCCAGCAGGGTGTGCTCTCCCGGGACCGCCGGGACATCCCCCTGACCCGGGTGAACGACCACGCGATGAACCAGCGGTTCAGCGAGCGCCTGTTCGGTTGCGGCACTCTCACCATCGAGTCGGCGGGCGAGCGCGGCCAGTCGGTGCTGCACGACGTGCCGCAGGTCGAGCGGGTCCAGACCACGCTGTACGAGCTGGTGGAGGCGCACCACGACAAGCACTCCCTGGGCGACGCCGAGATGCGCGACATGCTCGCCGACGTCCAGGACGGCAAGCCGCTCCGCGAACCGAGCTGA
- a CDS encoding biotin--[acetyl-CoA-carboxylase] ligase, whose translation MPGSPYTDLDRPPLSAARLRRALVAPHGPWARLELRAETASTNADVAEAARTGEPEGLVVVAERQTAGRGRRGRAWQSPARAGIATSVLLRPGEAVADRGWPPAPSSAYGWLPLLAGVALVEAVARLAELEATLKWPNDLLLGDAKCAGILAETVTGATPAAPPAVVLGIGLNVTLRADELPENPTGLPATSLQLAGAAATDRDPLLRALLRSLADWYGRWRAAGGSAVESGLHAAYLDACATVGRQVRVLLPGGGELTGTATGVDPDGHLVVTAPDGDHRLTAGDVLHLR comes from the coding sequence ATGCCGGGCTCCCCGTACACCGATCTGGACCGCCCGCCGTTGTCGGCGGCGCGGCTGCGGCGGGCGCTGGTCGCGCCGCACGGCCCGTGGGCCCGGCTGGAGTTGCGCGCGGAGACCGCCTCGACCAACGCCGACGTCGCGGAGGCGGCCCGCACCGGCGAGCCGGAGGGCCTCGTGGTGGTCGCGGAGCGGCAGACCGCCGGCCGCGGGCGGCGGGGCCGCGCCTGGCAGTCGCCGGCCCGGGCGGGCATCGCGACGAGCGTCCTGCTCCGGCCGGGCGAGGCCGTCGCCGACCGCGGCTGGCCGCCGGCGCCTTCGTCGGCGTACGGATGGCTGCCCCTGCTCGCCGGCGTCGCGCTGGTCGAGGCGGTGGCCCGGCTGGCCGAGCTGGAGGCCACCCTGAAGTGGCCGAACGACCTGCTCCTCGGCGACGCGAAGTGCGCCGGGATCCTCGCCGAGACGGTGACCGGAGCGACCCCGGCGGCGCCGCCGGCGGTCGTGCTTGGCATCGGCCTGAACGTCACTCTCCGCGCCGACGAGCTGCCGGAGAACCCGACCGGCCTGCCGGCCACCTCGCTGCAACTGGCCGGTGCCGCCGCCACCGACCGGGATCCGCTGCTGCGCGCCCTGCTCCGCTCGCTCGCCGACTGGTACGGCCGCTGGCGTGCCGCCGGCGGCAGCGCCGTCGAAAGCGGCCTGCACGCCGCCTACCTCGACGCGTGCGCCACGGTCGGCCGCCAGGTGCGGGTCCTGCTTCCCGGCGGCGGCGAACTGACCGGCACCGCAACCGGCGTCGACCCCGACGGCCACCTCGTGGTGACCGCACCCGACGGCGACCACCGCCTGACCGCAGGCGACGTCCTCCACCTCCGCTGA
- a CDS encoding acyl-CoA carboxylase subunit beta, producing MTTETGINIHSTAGKLADLERRVDEAVHAGSARAVEKQHARGKKTARERIEMLLDEGSFVELDELARHRSTNFGLEKSRPYGDGVITGYGTIDGRQVCVFAQDFTVFGGSLGEVFGEKIVKVMDLAMKIGCPVIGINDSGGARIQEGVASLGLYGEIFFRNVRASGVIPQISLIMGPCAGGAVYSPAVTDFTVMVDQTSHMFITGPDVIKTVTGEDVAMEELGGARTHNSRSGNAHYLATDEEDAIEYVKALLSYLPSNNLDEPVVYDAPVDLDISDEDRELDTLIPDSANQPYDMHRVIEHVLDDGEFLEVQPLYAQNLIIGYGRVEGRPVGVVANQPMHFAGTLDIAASEKAARFVRTCDAFNIPVLTFVDVPGFLPGTGQEWDGIIRRGAKLIYAYAEATVPKVTVITRKAYGGAYDVMGSKHLGADLNFAWPTAQIAVMGAQGAVNILYRQELAAAEDQAALRAELITEYEDTLANPYIAAERGYVDSVIPPHETRAQIVRALRVLRTKRETLPPKKHGNIPL from the coding sequence GTGACTACCGAGACCGGGATCAACATCCACAGCACCGCGGGCAAGCTGGCGGACCTGGAGCGTCGGGTCGACGAGGCGGTGCACGCCGGGTCGGCGCGCGCCGTGGAGAAGCAGCACGCGAGGGGCAAGAAGACCGCGCGCGAGCGGATCGAGATGCTGCTCGACGAGGGCTCCTTCGTCGAGCTGGACGAGCTGGCCCGACACCGGTCGACCAACTTCGGGCTGGAGAAGAGCCGCCCGTACGGCGACGGCGTGATCACCGGCTACGGCACCATCGACGGCCGCCAGGTGTGCGTCTTCGCGCAGGACTTCACGGTCTTCGGCGGCTCGCTCGGCGAGGTCTTCGGCGAGAAGATCGTCAAGGTGATGGACCTGGCCATGAAGATCGGCTGCCCCGTCATCGGCATCAACGACTCCGGCGGCGCCCGGATCCAGGAGGGCGTCGCCTCGCTCGGCCTCTACGGCGAGATCTTCTTCCGCAACGTCCGGGCGAGCGGCGTCATCCCGCAGATCTCGCTCATCATGGGCCCGTGCGCCGGCGGCGCGGTCTACTCCCCGGCGGTCACCGACTTCACGGTGATGGTCGACCAGACCTCCCACATGTTCATCACCGGCCCGGACGTCATCAAGACGGTCACCGGTGAGGACGTGGCGATGGAGGAGCTGGGCGGCGCCCGCACCCACAACTCGCGCAGCGGCAACGCGCACTACCTCGCCACCGACGAGGAGGACGCGATCGAGTACGTGAAGGCGCTGCTGTCGTACCTGCCGTCGAACAACCTCGACGAGCCGGTGGTCTACGACGCCCCCGTCGACCTCGACATCTCCGACGAGGACCGGGAGCTGGACACCCTGATCCCGGACTCGGCCAACCAGCCGTACGACATGCACCGCGTCATCGAGCACGTCCTCGACGACGGCGAGTTCCTCGAGGTGCAGCCGCTGTACGCGCAGAACCTCATCATCGGCTACGGCCGCGTCGAGGGGCGCCCGGTCGGCGTGGTCGCCAACCAGCCCATGCACTTCGCCGGGACGCTGGACATCGCCGCGTCCGAGAAGGCCGCCCGGTTCGTCCGCACCTGCGACGCGTTCAACATCCCGGTGCTGACCTTCGTGGACGTTCCCGGCTTCCTCCCCGGCACCGGCCAGGAGTGGGACGGCATCATCCGCCGCGGCGCGAAGCTCATCTACGCGTACGCCGAGGCGACCGTCCCGAAGGTCACCGTCATCACCCGCAAGGCCTACGGCGGGGCGTACGACGTCATGGGCTCCAAGCACCTCGGCGCGGACCTGAACTTCGCGTGGCCGACCGCCCAGATCGCGGTGATGGGCGCCCAGGGCGCGGTGAACATCCTCTACCGGCAGGAACTGGCCGCCGCCGAGGACCAGGCGGCGCTGCGCGCCGAGCTGATCACCGAGTACGAGGACACGCTCGCCAACCCGTACATCGCGGCGGAGCGCGGGTACGTCGACTCGGTCATCCCGCCGCACGAGACCCGGGCGCAGATCGTCCGCGCCCTGCGGGTGCTGCGCACCAAGCGCGAGACCCTCCCCCCGAAGAAGCACGGCAACATCCCGCTGTAG
- a CDS encoding SigE family RNA polymerase sigma factor encodes MTDAEGFDDFYRGSRQRLLGFVYVLTGDVAEAQDAVQEAYIRAWQRWSTVSAYDDPEAWVRVVASRIAVSRWRSLRSRARAYLRHGASETVPGPGIETVEVVEALRRLPEAQRIAIALHYLVGLPVAEVARQTNAPVGTVKARLSRGRAALAGLLAVADLEEVADA; translated from the coding sequence GTGACCGACGCCGAGGGCTTCGACGACTTCTACCGCGGCAGCCGGCAGCGGCTGCTCGGGTTCGTCTACGTGCTGACCGGGGACGTCGCCGAAGCCCAGGACGCCGTGCAGGAGGCCTACATCCGGGCGTGGCAGCGCTGGTCGACGGTGAGCGCGTACGACGATCCGGAGGCGTGGGTACGGGTGGTGGCCAGCCGGATCGCCGTCAGCCGGTGGCGCAGCCTGCGTAGCCGCGCCCGGGCGTACCTGCGGCACGGCGCGTCGGAGACCGTTCCCGGCCCGGGCATCGAGACGGTCGAGGTGGTCGAGGCGCTGCGCCGGCTGCCCGAGGCGCAGCGGATCGCGATCGCGCTGCACTACCTCGTTGGTCTGCCGGTCGCCGAGGTCGCCCGGCAGACCAACGCGCCCGTGGGCACGGTCAAGGCCCGGCTCTCGCGGGGACGCGCCGCGCTGGCCGGTCTGCTCGCCGTCGCTGACCTGGAGGAGGTGGCCGATGCGTGA
- a CDS encoding ketopantoate reductase family protein, which yields MRYVIIGAGAVGGTIGVQLGAAGRDVTLAARGAHLAAIRERGLTLRRPDGETTWHGPAVDGPGERPLPADTVLVLTVKSQDTASALAAWADAPVAGGGTAAERLPLVTAQNGVANEPAALRLFAAVHAVCVWLPATHLEPGVVVANGHPHPGMLHLGRYPSGSDDTDRAVAADLTAAGFVAPVRDDVMRWKYGKLLANLGNGLQALLGADVPDDLSDRVRAEGEAVLAAAGIPHTDRAEEVAERGDLVGHRPVGGEHRSGSSTWQSLARGAGSAEADHLNGEIVLLGRLHGVPTPVNAAVQLGMRRAVRERIPAGTFPRVDLERLLG from the coding sequence GTGCGTTACGTGATCATCGGTGCGGGGGCGGTCGGGGGAACCATCGGCGTGCAGCTCGGGGCAGCCGGGCGGGACGTGACCCTGGCCGCCCGTGGCGCGCACCTGGCGGCCATCCGGGAACGGGGTCTGACGCTGCGCCGGCCGGACGGGGAGACGACGTGGCACGGGCCGGCCGTCGACGGGCCGGGGGAGCGGCCACTGCCGGCGGACACCGTCCTCGTCCTCACCGTGAAGTCGCAGGACACCGCGTCCGCGCTCGCCGCCTGGGCGGACGCGCCGGTCGCCGGCGGCGGGACGGCGGCCGAGCGCCTACCGCTGGTCACCGCGCAGAACGGGGTGGCCAACGAGCCCGCCGCGCTCCGGCTCTTCGCCGCCGTGCACGCCGTCTGCGTCTGGCTCCCCGCGACCCACCTCGAACCCGGCGTCGTCGTCGCCAACGGCCACCCGCACCCGGGGATGCTGCACCTCGGGCGGTACCCGTCCGGATCGGACGACACCGACCGGGCCGTGGCCGCCGACCTGACCGCGGCCGGCTTCGTCGCGCCGGTCCGCGACGACGTGATGCGGTGGAAGTACGGCAAACTCCTCGCCAACCTCGGCAACGGGCTCCAGGCGCTGCTCGGTGCGGACGTCCCGGACGACCTGTCGGACCGGGTACGCGCCGAGGGCGAGGCCGTGCTCGCGGCGGCCGGCATCCCGCACACCGACCGGGCGGAGGAGGTGGCCGAACGGGGCGACCTCGTCGGGCACCGGCCGGTCGGCGGCGAGCACCGGTCCGGCAGCTCCACCTGGCAGAGCCTCGCCCGGGGCGCCGGGTCCGCCGAGGCCGACCACCTCAACGGTGAGATCGTCCTGCTCGGCCGCCTGCACGGCGTGCCGACCCCGGTGAACGCGGCCGTGCAGCTCGGCATGCGGCGGGCCGTGCGGGAACGGATCCCGGCCGGCACGTTTCCGCGCGTGGACCTGGAGCGGCTGCTGGGCTGA
- a CDS encoding M50 family metallopeptidase: MVAIDGLTDLWETLLSAQPDPPPLLVLLTGLIGLVVVSTRVPWRIGRNAITIAHEGGHALAALLTGRRLHGIRLHSDTSGLTLSAGRPTGPGMVLTLLAGYVAPPLVGLAGAWILGGNRITLLLWIAVVLLLAMLIMIRNVFGVLSLLVTGGIVLAVSWYTSPQVQAAFAYTGVWFLLLGGIRPVVELQRLRARGRMPASDADQLAGITPFPPFFWVTLFALVNLVVLVAGALLLAGPILTEAGLAP; the protein is encoded by the coding sequence ATGGTGGCGATCGACGGCCTGACCGACCTGTGGGAGACGCTGCTCAGCGCGCAGCCGGACCCGCCCCCGCTGCTGGTGCTGCTAACCGGCCTCATCGGGTTGGTGGTGGTCTCCACCCGGGTGCCCTGGCGGATCGGCCGCAACGCGATCACCATCGCCCACGAGGGCGGGCACGCCCTCGCCGCCCTGCTCACCGGCCGGAGGCTGCACGGCATCCGGCTGCACTCCGACACGTCGGGGCTCACCCTGTCCGCCGGCCGGCCCACCGGCCCGGGCATGGTCCTGACCCTGCTCGCCGGCTACGTCGCCCCGCCGCTGGTCGGCCTTGCCGGCGCGTGGATCCTCGGCGGCAACCGGATCACGCTGCTGCTGTGGATCGCCGTGGTGCTGCTGCTCGCCATGCTGATCATGATCCGGAACGTCTTCGGCGTGCTGTCGCTCCTGGTCACCGGTGGGATCGTGCTCGCCGTCTCCTGGTACACGAGCCCGCAGGTGCAGGCGGCGTTCGCGTACACCGGGGTGTGGTTCCTGCTGCTCGGCGGGATCCGTCCGGTGGTGGAGCTGCAACGGCTGCGCGCCCGGGGTCGGATGCCCGCCTCCGACGCCGACCAGCTCGCCGGCATCACCCCGTTCCCGCCGTTCTTCTGGGTCACGCTGTTCGCCCTGGTCAACCTGGTGGTCCTCGTCGCGGGTGCGCTGCTGCTCGCCGGCCCGATCCTCACCGAGGCCGGTCTGGCGCCCTGA
- a CDS encoding GH25 family lysozyme, with protein MARTRSPLRRLIAAALTTVATAAAALVATATPASAATVPGIDVSHYQGAINWTSVRNAGIQFAFIKATEGTSYKDPRFNTNYVAAYNAGVIRGAYHFARPNISSGGVQANYLASNGGAWSADSRTLPAALDLEANPYSGGYCYGLSTTGMRNWVQDFLNTYRSRTGRYAVIYTTTSFWNTCTGSWSGPWGNHPLWIARWASSPSALPPGAPFWSFWQYTSTGRVAGISGNVDRNYWNGDRSRLIALANNT; from the coding sequence ATGGCCCGTACCAGATCACCGCTGCGCCGGCTGATCGCCGCCGCTCTCACCACGGTCGCCACCGCGGCCGCGGCCCTCGTCGCGACCGCCACCCCCGCGTCCGCGGCCACCGTTCCCGGCATCGACGTCTCCCACTACCAGGGGGCCATCAACTGGACCAGCGTCCGCAACGCGGGCATCCAGTTCGCCTTCATCAAGGCCACCGAGGGGACGAGCTACAAGGACCCGCGGTTCAACACCAACTACGTCGCCGCCTACAACGCCGGGGTGATCCGCGGGGCGTACCACTTCGCCCGGCCGAACATCTCCTCCGGCGGGGTGCAGGCGAACTACCTGGCCTCGAACGGCGGCGCCTGGTCGGCGGACAGCCGCACGCTGCCCGCCGCGCTGGACCTCGAAGCGAACCCGTACAGCGGTGGGTACTGCTACGGCCTGAGCACGACCGGGATGCGGAACTGGGTGCAGGACTTCCTGAACACCTACCGCTCCCGCACCGGCCGGTACGCCGTCATCTACACCACCACCAGCTTCTGGAACACGTGCACCGGCAGTTGGAGCGGCCCGTGGGGCAACCACCCGCTCTGGATCGCCCGCTGGGCGAGCTCGCCGAGCGCCCTGCCGCCCGGGGCGCCGTTCTGGAGCTTCTGGCAGTACACCAGCACCGGCCGGGTCGCCGGCATCAGCGGCAACGTCGACCGGAACTACTGGAACGGCGACCGCAGCCGGCTGATCGCGCTCGCCAACAACACCTGA
- a CDS encoding serine/threonine-protein kinase, translating to MSNALPQLVADRYRLISPLGQGGMGRVWKARDEVLHRDVAIKELVPPPSLTDEERREMRERSLREARAIARLNHINVVRIFDVLRTDGDPWIVMEYVPSKSLQDTIAEEGPVSPARAVEIGLGVLAALKAAHKAGVMHRDIKPGNVLLGNDGRVVLTDFGLATIPGDPNVTRTGMVLGSPAYIAPERARDGTAGPEADLWSLGATLYAAVEGKSPYARPSAIATLAALATEPLPPPKNAGPLRPVLNGLLRKDPNERITAEVAEKLLRRAGGKRSRTIPLLDGVRRPGPNGRREPRPPVVPSPRPAEQESDKPVAPPAPRQPAAGAVAAAGADAPAQVTPTTSDAAPTAKVTPPPSTPEAGPATKATEPAPPPAPDDTKGEPAATSVLPRPAPAPAGRAPVPPSDGTRRDTTRRNLLIGVVVAVLLLGLAVVVPLLANDEDGGDPSGAGATSGAPTSAAAPTSAPAPADPAPSSAAPTTPPASPTGDPNALPAGWKLHEDQAGFALPIPEGWVRRSGGANTVVFDEPNGVRELLVQWTDRPKADAYEDWQNLEPARKNLVRDYELLSIRRCDYGRTCADWEWLETRDNTRIHVRNRGFATASNRGYALRWEVPDEDWAAGQRDFDVIMKGFVPDRQD from the coding sequence ATGTCGAACGCGCTTCCCCAACTCGTCGCTGACCGATACCGGCTGATTTCGCCGCTCGGTCAGGGTGGCATGGGTCGGGTGTGGAAGGCGCGCGACGAGGTGCTGCACCGCGACGTGGCGATCAAGGAGTTGGTGCCGCCGCCCAGCCTCACCGACGAGGAGCGCCGCGAGATGCGGGAGCGCTCGCTGCGGGAGGCGCGGGCCATCGCCCGGCTCAACCACATCAACGTCGTCCGCATCTTCGACGTGCTGCGCACGGACGGCGATCCGTGGATCGTCATGGAGTACGTGCCGTCGAAGTCCCTCCAGGACACCATCGCCGAGGAGGGGCCGGTGTCGCCGGCCCGGGCGGTGGAGATCGGGCTCGGCGTGCTCGCCGCCCTGAAGGCGGCGCACAAGGCGGGCGTCATGCACCGCGACATCAAGCCCGGCAACGTGCTGCTGGGCAACGACGGCCGCGTCGTGCTGACCGATTTCGGCCTCGCGACGATCCCCGGCGACCCCAACGTCACCCGCACCGGCATGGTGCTCGGTTCGCCCGCGTACATCGCGCCGGAGCGGGCCCGGGACGGCACCGCCGGTCCGGAGGCCGATCTCTGGTCGCTGGGCGCGACCCTGTACGCGGCGGTCGAGGGCAAGTCGCCGTACGCGCGGCCGTCGGCGATCGCCACCCTGGCGGCGCTCGCCACCGAACCGCTGCCGCCGCCGAAGAACGCCGGCCCGCTCCGGCCGGTGCTCAACGGTCTCCTCCGCAAGGACCCGAACGAGCGGATCACCGCCGAGGTTGCGGAGAAACTGCTGCGCCGCGCCGGCGGGAAGCGGTCGCGCACGATCCCGCTGCTCGATGGTGTCCGCCGGCCCGGGCCGAACGGCAGACGCGAGCCCCGCCCGCCGGTCGTGCCGTCGCCGCGCCCGGCGGAGCAGGAGTCCGACAAGCCCGTCGCCCCGCCCGCGCCCCGCCAACCGGCGGCCGGTGCGGTCGCGGCCGCAGGTGCGGACGCGCCCGCGCAGGTGACCCCGACCACCTCGGATGCCGCCCCGACCGCCAAGGTCACGCCCCCGCCGTCCACTCCGGAAGCCGGTCCGGCGACGAAAGCCACCGAGCCCGCGCCGCCGCCCGCGCCCGACGACACGAAGGGCGAGCCCGCCGCGACGTCCGTCCTGCCCCGCCCGGCTCCCGCGCCGGCCGGGCGCGCGCCGGTTCCGCCGTCCGACGGTACGAGACGCGACACGACCCGCCGGAACCTGCTGATCGGTGTCGTGGTGGCCGTGCTGCTGCTCGGTCTCGCCGTGGTCGTGCCGCTGCTCGCCAACGACGAGGACGGTGGCGACCCCTCGGGAGCCGGTGCGACGAGTGGCGCACCCACGTCGGCGGCGGCGCCGACGTCGGCGCCCGCCCCGGCCGACCCCGCGCCGAGCAGCGCCGCACCGACCACGCCACCGGCCAGCCCTACCGGGGATCCGAACGCCCTGCCGGCCGGCTGGAAGCTGCATGAGGACCAGGCGGGCTTCGCCCTGCCCATCCCGGAGGGCTGGGTGCGCCGCAGCGGCGGGGCGAACACGGTCGTCTTCGACGAACCCAACGGCGTGCGTGAGCTGCTCGTCCAGTGGACCGACCGGCCGAAGGCGGACGCCTACGAGGACTGGCAGAACCTCGAGCCGGCCCGTAAAAACCTCGTGCGCGACTACGAGTTGCTGAGCATCAGGCGCTGCGACTACGGGCGCACCTGCGCGGACTGGGAGTGGCTGGAGACCCGGGACAACACCCGGATCCACGTCCGCAACCGGGGGTTCGCCACCGCAAGTAACCGCGGATACGCGCTGCGCTGGGAGGTCCCCGACGAGGACTGGGCGGCGGGCCAGCGGGACTTCGACGTGATCATGAAGGGCTTCGTGCCGGACCGCCAGGACTGA
- a CDS encoding acyl-CoA carboxylase subunit epsilon: MSAEEPLFRIVRGVPTADELAALVGAIVVRSRPAAAPAPTPVSAWARSARPAGAARTAGPGAWRASGLPR, encoded by the coding sequence ATGTCAGCCGAAGAGCCGCTGTTCCGGATCGTCCGCGGCGTACCGACCGCCGACGAGCTGGCCGCCCTGGTGGGCGCGATCGTCGTCCGGTCCCGCCCGGCCGCCGCGCCCGCCCCCACCCCGGTGTCCGCCTGGGCGCGCAGCGCCCGCCCCGCCGGCGCGGCCCGCACGGCCGGTCCCGGCGCATGGCGCGCGTCCGGCCTGCCGCGCTGA
- the mycP gene encoding type VII secretion-associated serine protease mycosin has translation MGVPAHGKSLTPAPNGADRIRADQWHLDYLDVEAAHRISQGEGVIVAIPDTGVDPHPDLKENLLPGTSLLPGAVGDAREDPNSHGTAMAGIIGAHGRPDKVGALGIAPRAQILPIRTSDADNEGNADRLAGGIEYAVAAGADVVSISGGGVTSSHLFRALRAARAADVVVVAAAGNRPDDQSVIFPASAEGVIAVGGIDRSGKIAMIAATGPQIDIAAPAVDIYSTGRGGRYLKSTGTSNSTAIVAGAVALIRAKYPHLPADEVVHRLTATAVDKGPPGRDDQYGYGVIDIVAALTADVPPLGFESATAAAPAARPTEAEAERSDSDRAATTRGLVTLGVIVAAGGAWAFIARRRRRSDDPPPRISR, from the coding sequence ATGGGAGTACCTGCACACGGCAAATCTTTAACTCCCGCACCCAACGGGGCTGACCGCATCCGTGCAGACCAGTGGCACTTGGACTACCTCGACGTCGAGGCCGCTCATCGCATCAGCCAAGGTGAGGGCGTAATAGTGGCAATACCCGATACCGGAGTAGACCCCCACCCTGACCTCAAAGAGAATTTACTGCCGGGCACCAGCCTCCTCCCAGGGGCCGTGGGTGACGCCCGGGAAGATCCGAACAGTCATGGCACAGCTATGGCTGGCATCATCGGCGCCCACGGTCGTCCTGACAAAGTCGGAGCACTAGGCATCGCACCACGAGCCCAAATTCTCCCAATAAGAACATCTGACGCAGATAACGAGGGCAATGCGGATCGCCTAGCTGGGGGAATTGAATACGCCGTTGCCGCTGGCGCAGACGTCGTCAGCATTTCTGGCGGAGGAGTCACTTCCTCGCACCTGTTCCGTGCACTTCGGGCTGCACGAGCAGCCGATGTAGTCGTTGTAGCTGCGGCAGGAAACCGGCCGGATGATCAAAGCGTGATCTTTCCAGCATCGGCCGAGGGCGTCATTGCCGTCGGCGGAATAGATCGCAGCGGAAAAATAGCCATGATAGCAGCGACAGGGCCACAAATCGACATAGCTGCGCCGGCGGTGGATATCTACAGCACGGGGAGAGGTGGCAGATATCTAAAGAGTACTGGCACCTCAAATTCCACTGCCATTGTTGCTGGGGCGGTTGCTTTGATCCGGGCGAAGTATCCGCATCTGCCGGCGGATGAGGTGGTGCATCGGTTGACTGCGACGGCTGTCGACAAGGGACCGCCTGGGCGGGACGACCAGTACGGCTATGGCGTGATCGACATCGTCGCTGCGCTCACTGCCGACGTACCTCCGCTCGGCTTCGAATCTGCAACCGCTGCCGCGCCAGCCGCCCGACCGACGGAAGCCGAGGCGGAGCGGTCTGACAGCGACCGGGCAGCGACAACTCGTGGCCTCGTCACGTTGGGAGTCATCGTGGCAGCGGGCGGTGCGTGGGCCTTCATCGCCAGGCGCCGCCGGCGCAGCGATGATCCACCGCCCCGCATCAGCCGGTGA